TGCTTTCCTCTTTCTAATTTGTTCACTTATGTCTTTTGGTTTACCATATATAATTGCTTCTGCCGGGCACATCGCATAGCAGGCCGGATCTAAGCCTTGGTCACGTAATGGTTTACATAAGTCACACTTTGTCGCCACACCCACCTTGGGATCAAGCTCTGGTATACCAAATGGACATGCATATAGACACGCCATGCAACCTATACATTTCATGGACTCGACATATACTGCGCCGCTCTCATCCCTTGTCATAGCTCCTGTGGGGCATACCTCGATGCATGGTGCACGACTACAATGTAGGCATGAAATAGGTGTTCTTAATCCAATGCTTGTCTCATAGATTTTAATAAATGGTTTACCATTGTGTAAGAAGTCGCATACTGCCTCACACGTATAACAGCCTATGCATTTATCTAGATCAATGTATCTCATATATACAATTTCTTTTTCATTTTTTGAAGTAGATGTAGCCATATCGGATCCCTCATATATGTGGGGTTATCTCATAAAATCTTGCTACTTAAATATGTATGTATAGATTTAGATGCGTAGAGAGCAGTTTTTATCGCATTACCTATGAAGCTGGGGCCTGTTACGACGTCTCCAGCAGCCCATACTTTTGGATTACCTGTTCTAAACTTTTCATCTACGATTATTTTGTTCCTTCTATCCAGCTTTATTCCTAGGTATCCATTGGCAACGGGAGGGGTAGGTATTTCTCCTATTGCTTCAATTATTGTATCTGCTTCTAAATCATATTCGCTTCCGGGAATAGGTATTGGTCTAGGTCTACCGCTTTCATCGGGTTCTCCAAGCCGCATTTTTTGGAGACGAATAGCTTTAACTCTTCCATTTTCTCTAATTATTTCTACAGGGCTAACGAGCTCAATCCATTTAACGCCTCTTCTAGCAAGTTTATTTATTTCATAGACGCCTGCAGGAGCTTGTTTCTTTGTTCTCCTATAAGCAATCATTACTTCTTCAACACCTTGTTCTAATGCCTCCAAAGCTGCATCCACCGCGCTTAAACCAGCACCTATTATTACTACCTTTCTCCCAACACTTGGTTTATGATCAACTAATCCTTTCTCCCAAACACGTATATCGTAGAGATACTCTACTGCACTCATGACTCCAGACCCTTCCTCTCCAGGTATTCTCAGTTTTCTGCTCTGCCATGTACCAGTCGTAATTAGGACAGCATCGCTTTCGTCAACAATATCTTTTAGATTAACTATTTCTTTTACAAAGTGTTCGCCTTCCTCTTTTGGAGGTTCATGATCGCCGAATATCTTAATATTATTCTTAAAGACAACGCCAAACTTGTCTCTAAGCTCATATACACCTTCTAATACTGTTTCATCACGTATTCTAACTTTAGGAATGGCAAAAACCATCATTCCCCCAGGTAATGGTTGTTTATCATATACTGTTACGGAGTAGCCTAGACAAGCAAAATAACCTGCCGCAGCCAGCCCTCCAGGACCAGCACCTATTATAGATATCTTAATTCTTGAACGCCCTGCAGTAGTTGATGGTGGATTTTTACACATCCATGTAAATCTCAAAAACAACAACCTCCATGTTTTACATAATGTTTCTTTCAGCATCCAATACTCCGTATAACTAAGCAAACTATAAAATATTATGGTAAAAACTGTGGGCCAATACATATTGATAACATACAATTAATAGCATAGCATATGTATTTAGAACCTTAAATATAGAGATAAAACGTTACAATCAATACTTATGTTTCAACAATATAAAGATGATGCGGCGGCCGGGATTTGAACCCGGGATCTCCGGCTTGGAGGGCCGACGTCCTAGTCCAGGCTAGACGACCGCCGCATCTAGTGCCAAATCTATAATAAATGGTTTATTTATTCATGGTTTAAAACTTTGTTTCTATAAATCTAGAGAACCTGCCTTTTTACAATTATTATTTATGGTTTATATAAAAACTTGTTGGTGGAATTTAACTATTATTAATCCCATATATTATTTTGCTATTATTGAGGTTAAGTGATGATAAGAGGGTCTCATGAGCCTGTTGGAGCGGCTATGATGAGAGCCGGAAAATCTGATTATAGTTTGCCTCCAAGCTTTATTATTGCTTTAGCTGCTTCTTCTAGATCCTTATATGTATCTACAGATTTCCAGAAAACACCTGTATATTTAACGGCTCCTAGAACCCCGTCTCTAGCCATTGCTGGAAACGCTGTTCTCTCCAGATCCCCTTTCTCAGGGAAGTATTTTAGAGCTGAAGGCTTCATTGCATATATGCCGGCGTTTATCCAGTAATCTTGTAGTTTTGGTTTTTCAACGAAACCTGTTACCTTG
This is a stretch of genomic DNA from Staphylothermus hellenicus DSM 12710. It encodes these proteins:
- a CDS encoding 4Fe-4S dicluster domain-containing protein, with the protein product MATSTSKNEKEIVYMRYIDLDKCIGCYTCEAVCDFLHNGKPFIKIYETSIGLRTPISCLHCSRAPCIEVCPTGAMTRDESGAVYVESMKCIGCMACLYACPFGIPELDPKVGVATKCDLCKPLRDQGLDPACYAMCPAEAIIYGKPKDISEQIRKRKAELMIKAKMSGPSIE
- a CDS encoding FAD-dependent oxidoreductase, producing the protein MLKETLCKTWRLLFLRFTWMCKNPPSTTAGRSRIKISIIGAGPGGLAAAGYFACLGYSVTVYDKQPLPGGMMVFAIPKVRIRDETVLEGVYELRDKFGVVFKNNIKIFGDHEPPKEEGEHFVKEIVNLKDIVDESDAVLITTGTWQSRKLRIPGEEGSGVMSAVEYLYDIRVWEKGLVDHKPSVGRKVVIIGAGLSAVDAALEALEQGVEEVMIAYRRTKKQAPAGVYEINKLARRGVKWIELVSPVEIIRENGRVKAIRLQKMRLGEPDESGRPRPIPIPGSEYDLEADTIIEAIGEIPTPPVANGYLGIKLDRRNKIIVDEKFRTGNPKVWAAGDVVTGPSFIGNAIKTALYASKSIHTYLSSKIL